The proteins below come from a single Alligator mississippiensis isolate rAllMis1 chromosome 2, rAllMis1, whole genome shotgun sequence genomic window:
- the LOC106738838 gene encoding putative CENPB DNA-binding domain-containing protein 1 translates to MSASNTDSPSASTSTRKRKAITLEEKLEVVKRYKRGEKTKEIRCATGLSKSTLSTIRDNVEKIKESSKSATHLSTSRVSLTRLAIMKKMEHKLTTWIEHQNQEHMPLLIQVIQAKARSMFEVLKCDDPEAKPFNASAGWFDRFNAHHGFRNLKLAGKAAAADKSAADKFPSILQAAIEEECYDLRQVSNLDETRLFWKQVACLSQLRGELPQGSRPRRIGVHCCSE, encoded by the coding sequence ATGAGTGCTTCTAATACTGATTCTCCAAGTGCTTCCACCtctacaaggaaaagaaaagctataACTTTGGAAGAAAAACTTGAAGTTGTGAAGAGATACAAAAGAGGTGAGAAGACAAAGGAAATTAGGTGTGCTACAGGGCTCAGTAAGTCAACTCTCAGTACAATTAGGGACAATGTAGAGAAAATTAAGGAGTCCAGTAAGAGTGCTACACATTTATCTACTTCCCGTGTTTCATTGACAAGGTTGGCCATCATGAAGAAAATGGAACACAAGTTGACAACATGGATTGAGCACCAGAATCAAGAACACATGCCACTTTTGATCCAGGTGATTCAAGCAAAGGCACGCAGCATGTTTGAAGTGCTGAAGTGTGATGATCCTGAAGCCAAGCCTTTTAATGCAAGTGCCGGATGGTTTGATAGATTTAATGCACACCATGGATTTCGTAATCTCAAGCTGGCgggcaaagcagcagctgctgataaAAGTGCTGCAGATAAATTTCCTTCAATCCTACAGGCTGCCATTGAGGAAGAATGCTACGATCTGAGGCAAGTTTCCAACTTGGACGAAACCAGACTCTTCTGGAAACAAGTTGCATGTTTATCTCAGTTGAGGGGAGAACTGCCCCAGGGTTCAAGGCCGCGAAGGATCGGTGTACACTGCTGCTCAGAGTGA